In a single window of the Salmo trutta chromosome 23, fSalTru1.1, whole genome shotgun sequence genome:
- the sbno1 gene encoding protein strawberry notch homolog 1 isoform X1, producing MMDPGQDLLLAALSESGICPNDLFDFDPQDAALPSPTPQSISISALGVGSGMEAMAPPTPAVSIRHKPQPSTTTFVLNQLNQLPSLGTIVVTKPSTGGTARHTITVTKVVHTAPSALRGSSSTLTYSTALPSPVSTVVPSNREQIQLKDLLRTGSTMKSSSLVELMRLKPPPDIAQPVATATATGTTELNNGIKKEVSSKDVARFWVNDDMKVRSFSPTLKLPGMKEEEEAEEEEDEELGHAETYAEYMPMKLRIGLRHPDPVVETSSLSSVKPPNVWYRMSIPEETVDRGWLSALQLEAITYAAQQHETFLPNGDRASYLIGDGAGVGKGRTIAGIIYENYLLGRKRSLWFSVSNDLKYDAERDLKDIGAKNIQVHSLNKFKYGKISSKHNGSVKKGVIFATYSSLIGESQSGGKYKTRFKQLLHWCGEDFDGVIVYDECHKAKNVCPIGSSKPTKTGLAVLELQNKLPKARVVYASATGASEPRNMAYMNRLGIWGEGTPFREFSNFIQAVERRGVGAMEIVAMDMKLRGMYIARQLSFTGVTFKIEEVPLTTHYIKMYNKSVRLWVAAREKFQAAANLMEAEQRMKKSMWGQFWSAHQRFFKYLCIASKVRRVVQLAREEVKNGKCVVIGLQSTGEARTLEALEEGGGELNDFVSTAKGVLQSLIEKHFPAPDRQKLFSLLGIDLSAKKTPSPSEAAAEQKGKKRKAGAEIKKPEKRKRKSGGLSGSSSDDSESEESDKDDAESDDSFKSVSSGEDDDDFNPFKDDSSEDEEDDPWLSGKRKEVKKGKEKMKKKKKKKSIDPDSIHSALLASGLGSIRPAFTTPIVKTSSTPAIAKVEADDSCMTSQDAVEDAQQMKRDLLDQLEKLAQDLPPNTLDELIDELGGPDNVAEMTGRKGRVVSNDDGSISYESRSELDVPVEILNLTEKQRFMDGEKNIAIISEAASSGISLQADRRVKNQRRRVHMTLELPWSADRAIQQFGRTHRSNQVTAPEYVFLISELAGEQRFASIVAKRLESLGALTHGDRRATETRDLSRFNFDNKYGRNALEIVMKSIVNLDSPLVNPPSDFEGDFYKEIRHGLIGVGLINVEDQSGILSLDKDYNNIGKFLNRILGMAVQEQNALFQYFSDTLAAVIQNAKKNGRYDMGILDLGSGDEKVKKMEAKKFLTPGYSTSGHVELYTVSVERGMSWEDATHAWAEQSGPDDGFYVQIRNNKKTAILVQEVNSKKRLFLVYRPNTGKQLKLEAYADIKKKCKKVLSDDAKQHWIDQYKSSAEICAHAYWRGNCKKASVGLQCEVGLRCRTYYVLCGSVLSVWTKVEGVLASVSGTNVKMQIVRLRTEDGQRIVGLIIPANCVSPLTNILSSSDQSQQLAVQQQQKWQQLHPQSLSHVHNT from the exons ATGATGGATCCTGGACAGGATTTGCTCTTGGCAGCCCTGAGCGAGAGCGGAATCTGCCCTAACGACCTGTTTGACTTTGACCCTCAGGATGCTGCTCTTCCCTCTCCCACCCCACAG TCCATCTCCATCAGTGCCCTGGGTGTTGGCTCAGGGATGGAGGCAATGGCTCCACCCACACCTGCAGTCTCAATCAGG CACAAGCCTCAGCCCTCAACCACCACATTTGTCTTAAATCAACTGAATCAGTTGCCATCACTGGGAACAATTGTTGTGACCAAGCCCTCAACTGGAGGCACGGCCAGACACACCATCACAGTCACTAAGGTGGTCCATACAGCTCCCTCAGCCCTGCGGGGATCCTCTTCCACACTTACCTACTCCActgctctcccctcccctgtctccacAGTGGTTCCTTCCAACAGAGAGCAG ATTCAGCTGAAGGACCTGTTGAGGACTGGCAGCACCATGAAGAGCAGTAGTCTGGTGGAACTCATGAGGCTCAAGCCACCGCCAGACATCGCCCAGCCGGTCGCCACGGCAACAGCCACAGGCACCA CGGAACTGAACAACGGGATAAAGAAGGAGGTGTCAAGTAAAGATGTCGCTCGGTTCTGGGTGAACGACGACATGAAAGTGCGGAGCTTCTCACCTACACTA AAACTCCCAGgaatgaaggaggaggaggaggctgaggaagaggaggatgaagagttGGGTCATGCTGAGACATACGCTGAGTACATGCCCATGAAAT TGCGGATCGGGTTGCGTCACCCAGACCCAGTGGTGGAGACCAGCTCCCTGTCCAGTGTGAAGCCTCCAAACGTTTGGTACAGAATGTCCATACCAGAGGAGACTGTCGACCGCGGCTGGCTGTCTGCCCTGCAGCTGGAGGCCATCACATACGCTGCCCAG CAACATGAGACATTCCTCCCTAACGGCGACCGAGCGTCCTATCTGATAGGAGACGGGGCCGGAGTGGGCAAGGGCCGGACCATCGCTGGGATCATCTACGAGAACTACCTCCTCGGCAGAAAGAGGTCACTCTG GTTCAGTGTTTCTAATGACCTGAAGTATGATGCGGAGAGGGATCTGAAAGACATAGGAGCCAAGAACATTCAGGTCCATTCACTAAACAAG TTTAAGTATGGTAAGATCTCGTCCAAACACAATGGCAGTGTGAAGAAGGGGGTGATCTTCGCTACGTACTCCTCTCTGATCGGAGAGAGCCAGTCTGGAGGGAAGTACAAGACCCGCTTCAAACAGCTGCTCCACTGGTGTGGAGAGGACTTTGACGGAGTC ATTGTGTATGACGAGTGTCACAAAGCCAAAAATGTCTGTCCCATCGGGTCATCCAAACCCACCAAGACGGGACTGGCGGTCCTGGAGCTGCAGAACAAACTGCCCAAGGCACGGGTGGTGTACGCTAGCGCCACTG GTGCGTCTGAGCCCCGTAACATGGCCTACATGAACCGTCTGGGAATCTGGGGAGAGGGGACACCTTTCAGAGAGTTCAGCAACTTTATCCAGGCTGTGGAACGCAG AGGTGTTGGTGCCATGGAGATAGTTGCCATGGATATGAAGCTGAGGGGGATGTACATTGCCAGGCAGCTGAGCTTCACAGGTGTCACGTTTAAGATTGAGGAGGTTCCCTTGACAACCCACTACATCAAAATGTACAACAAGTCTGTACGCCTG TGGGTGGCTGCGCGGGAGAAGTTCCAGGCGGCTGCTAACCTGATGGAGGCAGAGCAGCGGATGAAGAAGTCCATGTGGGGTCAGTTCTGGTCGGCCCACCAGAGGTTCTTCAAGTACCTCTGCATCGCTTCCAAGGTCCGCAGGGTGGTGCAGCTTGCCAGGGAGGAGGTCAAAAACGGAAAG tgtgTCGTGATTGGTCTTCAGTCGACAGGAGAGGCCAGAACACTGGAGGCcctggaggaaggaggaggagagctgAACGACTTTGTTTCCACCGCAAA AGGTGTTCTGCAGTCCTTGATAGAGAAGCACTTCCctgctccagacagacagaagctGTTCAGTCTGCTGGGCATCGACCTGTCGGCCAAGAAGACGCCATCGCCCAGCGAGGCCGCCGCAGAGCAAAAGGGCAAGAAGAGGAAAG CAGGTGCTGAGATAAAGAAACCTGAGAAGCGGAAGAGAAAGTCTGGTGGTCTGTCGGGGAGCAGCTCTGATGACAGCGAATCGGAGGAGTCTGATAAGGATGATGCGGAGAGTGACGACAGCTTCAAGTCGGTTAGCTCTGGAGAAGATGATGATGACTTCAACCCCTTCAAGGATGATTCCAgcgaggatgaggaggatg ACCCCTGGCTGTCTGGAAAGAGGAAAGAGGTGAAGAAAGGCAAGGAGAAGatgaagaaaaagaagaaaaagaagagcaTTGACCCAGACTCTATCCACAGTGCCTTGTTAGCCTCTGGTCTGGGCTCCATCAGGCCTGCTTTCACCACCCCCATAGTCAAGACCTCCAGCACACCTGCCATAG CCAAGGTAGAGGCAGATGACAGCTGTATGACCAGTCAGGATGCTGTGGAAGATGCTCAGCAGATGAAGAGAGATCTGTTGGACCAGCTGGAAAAGCTGGCTCAGGATCTACCCCCCAACACTCTGGATGAACTCATAGACGAGCTGGGAGGACCGGACAATGTGGCTGAG ATGACGGGCCGTAAAGGTCGGGTGGTCAGTAACGACGACGGCAGCATCTCTTACGAGTCCCGCTCTGAATTGGATGTTCCTGTGGAGATCCTCAACCTCACAGAGAAACAGAGGTTCATGGACGGAGAGAAG aaCATAGCCATCATCTCGGAGGCGGCTAGCTCCGGTATCTCCCTGCAGGCTGACCGGCGGGTGAAGAACCAGAGGAGGAGGGTCCACATGACCCTGGAGCTGCCCTGGAGCGCAGACAGAGCCATACAGCAGTTTG GGAGGACCCACAGGTCTAACCAGGTGACGGCTCCAGAGTACGTGTTCCTCATCTCTGAGCTGGCTGGGGAACAGAGGTTTGCCTCCATTGTGGCCAAGAGACTGGAGAGCCTG GGTGCCCTCACGCATGGAGACAGAAGAGCAACAGAGACAAGAGATCTCAGCAGGTTCAACTTCGACAACAAA TATGGCAGAAATGCACTGGAGATCGTGATGAAGTCTATTGTCAACCTGGACTCTCCGTTAGTGAATCCTCCTTCGGACTTCGAAGGGGATTTCTACAAAG AGATCCGTCATGGGTTGATTGGAGTGGGTCTGATCAATGTGGAGGACCAATCAGGGATTCTGTCTCTGGACAAAG aCTACAACAACATAGGGAAGTTCCTGAACCGTATCCTAGGGATGGCAGTGCAGGAGCAGAACGCTCTGTTCCAGTACTTCTCTGACACTCTGGCAGCTGTCATACAGAATGCCAAGAAGAACGGACGCTACGACATGGGCATCCTGG ACCTGGGTTCTGGGGATGAGAAGGTAAAGAAGATGGAAGCCAAGAAGTTCCTGACCCCAGGCTACTCCACCTCAGGACATGTGGAGCTCTACACG GTGAGTGTGGAGAGAGGCATGTCCTGGGAGGATGCCACCCACGCCTGGGCCGAGCAGAGTGGACCAGACGATGGCTTCTATGTACAG ATAAGGAACAACAAGAAGACGGCCATCTTGGTGCAGGAAGTGAACAGCAAGAAGAGGCTGTTCCTGGTCTATAGACCTAACACGGGAAAACAACTTAAACTGGAAGCCTACGCTGACATCAAGAAGAAGTGTAAAAAGGTGTTGTCAGATGATGCCAAACAGCACTGGATCGACCAGTACAAGTCTTCAGCTGAGATCTGCGCTCATGCTTACTG GCGTGGTAACTGTAAGAAGGCGTCAGTGGGTCTGCAGTGTGAGGTGGGTCTGCGCTGCAGGACGTACTATGTGCTGTGTGGCTCTGTGCTCAGCGTGTGGACCAAGGTGGAGGGGGTCCTGGCCTCAGTCAGCGGAACCAATGTCAAGATGCAAATCGTCCGTCTCAGGACAGAGGACGGGCAGAGGATTGTGG GCCTGATCATTCCAGCGAACTGCGTCTCTCCTCTGACCAACATCCTGTCGTCATCTGACCAGTCACAGCAACTGGCTGTTCAGCAGCAGCAGAAGTGGCAGCAGCTGCACCCTCAGAGCCTCAGCCATGTACACAACACATAG
- the sbno1 gene encoding protein strawberry notch homolog 1 isoform X2, producing the protein MMDPGQDLLLAALSESGICPNDLFDFDPQDAALPSPTPQSISISALGVGSGMEAMAPPTPAVSIRHKPQPSTTTFVLNQLNQLPSLGTIVVTKPSTGGTARHTITVTKVVHTAPSALRGSSSTLTYSTALPSPVSTVVPSNREQIQLKDLLRTGSTMKSSSLVELMRLKPPPDIAQPVATATATGTTELNNGIKKEVSSKDVARFWVNDDMKVRSFSPTLKLPGMKEEEEAEEEEDEELGHAETYAEYMPMKLRIGLRHPDPVVETSSLSSVKPPNVWYRMSIPEETVDRGWLSALQLEAITYAAQQHETFLPNGDRASYLIGDGAGVGKGRTIAGIIYENYLLGRKRSLWFSVSNDLKYDAERDLKDIGAKNIQVHSLNKFKYGKISSKHNGSVKKGVIFATYSSLIGESQSGGKYKTRFKQLLHWCGEDFDGVIVYDECHKAKNVCPIGSSKPTKTGLAVLELQNKLPKARVVYASATGASEPRNMAYMNRLGIWGEGTPFREFSNFIQAVERRGVGAMEIVAMDMKLRGMYIARQLSFTGVTFKIEEVPLTTHYIKMYNKSVRLWVAAREKFQAAANLMEAEQRMKKSMWGQFWSAHQRFFKYLCIASKVRRVVQLAREEVKNGKCVVIGLQSTGEARTLEALEEGGGELNDFVSTAKGVLQSLIEKHFPAPDRQKLFSLLGIDLSAKKTPSPSEAAAEQKGKKRKGAEIKKPEKRKRKSGGLSGSSSDDSESEESDKDDAESDDSFKSVSSGEDDDDFNPFKDDSSEDEEDDPWLSGKRKEVKKGKEKMKKKKKKKSIDPDSIHSALLASGLGSIRPAFTTPIVKTSSTPAIAKVEADDSCMTSQDAVEDAQQMKRDLLDQLEKLAQDLPPNTLDELIDELGGPDNVAEMTGRKGRVVSNDDGSISYESRSELDVPVEILNLTEKQRFMDGEKNIAIISEAASSGISLQADRRVKNQRRRVHMTLELPWSADRAIQQFGRTHRSNQVTAPEYVFLISELAGEQRFASIVAKRLESLGALTHGDRRATETRDLSRFNFDNKYGRNALEIVMKSIVNLDSPLVNPPSDFEGDFYKEIRHGLIGVGLINVEDQSGILSLDKDYNNIGKFLNRILGMAVQEQNALFQYFSDTLAAVIQNAKKNGRYDMGILDLGSGDEKVKKMEAKKFLTPGYSTSGHVELYTVSVERGMSWEDATHAWAEQSGPDDGFYVQIRNNKKTAILVQEVNSKKRLFLVYRPNTGKQLKLEAYADIKKKCKKVLSDDAKQHWIDQYKSSAEICAHAYWRGNCKKASVGLQCEVGLRCRTYYVLCGSVLSVWTKVEGVLASVSGTNVKMQIVRLRTEDGQRIVGLIIPANCVSPLTNILSSSDQSQQLAVQQQQKWQQLHPQSLSHVHNT; encoded by the exons ATGATGGATCCTGGACAGGATTTGCTCTTGGCAGCCCTGAGCGAGAGCGGAATCTGCCCTAACGACCTGTTTGACTTTGACCCTCAGGATGCTGCTCTTCCCTCTCCCACCCCACAG TCCATCTCCATCAGTGCCCTGGGTGTTGGCTCAGGGATGGAGGCAATGGCTCCACCCACACCTGCAGTCTCAATCAGG CACAAGCCTCAGCCCTCAACCACCACATTTGTCTTAAATCAACTGAATCAGTTGCCATCACTGGGAACAATTGTTGTGACCAAGCCCTCAACTGGAGGCACGGCCAGACACACCATCACAGTCACTAAGGTGGTCCATACAGCTCCCTCAGCCCTGCGGGGATCCTCTTCCACACTTACCTACTCCActgctctcccctcccctgtctccacAGTGGTTCCTTCCAACAGAGAGCAG ATTCAGCTGAAGGACCTGTTGAGGACTGGCAGCACCATGAAGAGCAGTAGTCTGGTGGAACTCATGAGGCTCAAGCCACCGCCAGACATCGCCCAGCCGGTCGCCACGGCAACAGCCACAGGCACCA CGGAACTGAACAACGGGATAAAGAAGGAGGTGTCAAGTAAAGATGTCGCTCGGTTCTGGGTGAACGACGACATGAAAGTGCGGAGCTTCTCACCTACACTA AAACTCCCAGgaatgaaggaggaggaggaggctgaggaagaggaggatgaagagttGGGTCATGCTGAGACATACGCTGAGTACATGCCCATGAAAT TGCGGATCGGGTTGCGTCACCCAGACCCAGTGGTGGAGACCAGCTCCCTGTCCAGTGTGAAGCCTCCAAACGTTTGGTACAGAATGTCCATACCAGAGGAGACTGTCGACCGCGGCTGGCTGTCTGCCCTGCAGCTGGAGGCCATCACATACGCTGCCCAG CAACATGAGACATTCCTCCCTAACGGCGACCGAGCGTCCTATCTGATAGGAGACGGGGCCGGAGTGGGCAAGGGCCGGACCATCGCTGGGATCATCTACGAGAACTACCTCCTCGGCAGAAAGAGGTCACTCTG GTTCAGTGTTTCTAATGACCTGAAGTATGATGCGGAGAGGGATCTGAAAGACATAGGAGCCAAGAACATTCAGGTCCATTCACTAAACAAG TTTAAGTATGGTAAGATCTCGTCCAAACACAATGGCAGTGTGAAGAAGGGGGTGATCTTCGCTACGTACTCCTCTCTGATCGGAGAGAGCCAGTCTGGAGGGAAGTACAAGACCCGCTTCAAACAGCTGCTCCACTGGTGTGGAGAGGACTTTGACGGAGTC ATTGTGTATGACGAGTGTCACAAAGCCAAAAATGTCTGTCCCATCGGGTCATCCAAACCCACCAAGACGGGACTGGCGGTCCTGGAGCTGCAGAACAAACTGCCCAAGGCACGGGTGGTGTACGCTAGCGCCACTG GTGCGTCTGAGCCCCGTAACATGGCCTACATGAACCGTCTGGGAATCTGGGGAGAGGGGACACCTTTCAGAGAGTTCAGCAACTTTATCCAGGCTGTGGAACGCAG AGGTGTTGGTGCCATGGAGATAGTTGCCATGGATATGAAGCTGAGGGGGATGTACATTGCCAGGCAGCTGAGCTTCACAGGTGTCACGTTTAAGATTGAGGAGGTTCCCTTGACAACCCACTACATCAAAATGTACAACAAGTCTGTACGCCTG TGGGTGGCTGCGCGGGAGAAGTTCCAGGCGGCTGCTAACCTGATGGAGGCAGAGCAGCGGATGAAGAAGTCCATGTGGGGTCAGTTCTGGTCGGCCCACCAGAGGTTCTTCAAGTACCTCTGCATCGCTTCCAAGGTCCGCAGGGTGGTGCAGCTTGCCAGGGAGGAGGTCAAAAACGGAAAG tgtgTCGTGATTGGTCTTCAGTCGACAGGAGAGGCCAGAACACTGGAGGCcctggaggaaggaggaggagagctgAACGACTTTGTTTCCACCGCAAA AGGTGTTCTGCAGTCCTTGATAGAGAAGCACTTCCctgctccagacagacagaagctGTTCAGTCTGCTGGGCATCGACCTGTCGGCCAAGAAGACGCCATCGCCCAGCGAGGCCGCCGCAGAGCAAAAGGGCAAGAAGAGGAAAG GTGCTGAGATAAAGAAACCTGAGAAGCGGAAGAGAAAGTCTGGTGGTCTGTCGGGGAGCAGCTCTGATGACAGCGAATCGGAGGAGTCTGATAAGGATGATGCGGAGAGTGACGACAGCTTCAAGTCGGTTAGCTCTGGAGAAGATGATGATGACTTCAACCCCTTCAAGGATGATTCCAgcgaggatgaggaggatg ACCCCTGGCTGTCTGGAAAGAGGAAAGAGGTGAAGAAAGGCAAGGAGAAGatgaagaaaaagaagaaaaagaagagcaTTGACCCAGACTCTATCCACAGTGCCTTGTTAGCCTCTGGTCTGGGCTCCATCAGGCCTGCTTTCACCACCCCCATAGTCAAGACCTCCAGCACACCTGCCATAG CCAAGGTAGAGGCAGATGACAGCTGTATGACCAGTCAGGATGCTGTGGAAGATGCTCAGCAGATGAAGAGAGATCTGTTGGACCAGCTGGAAAAGCTGGCTCAGGATCTACCCCCCAACACTCTGGATGAACTCATAGACGAGCTGGGAGGACCGGACAATGTGGCTGAG ATGACGGGCCGTAAAGGTCGGGTGGTCAGTAACGACGACGGCAGCATCTCTTACGAGTCCCGCTCTGAATTGGATGTTCCTGTGGAGATCCTCAACCTCACAGAGAAACAGAGGTTCATGGACGGAGAGAAG aaCATAGCCATCATCTCGGAGGCGGCTAGCTCCGGTATCTCCCTGCAGGCTGACCGGCGGGTGAAGAACCAGAGGAGGAGGGTCCACATGACCCTGGAGCTGCCCTGGAGCGCAGACAGAGCCATACAGCAGTTTG GGAGGACCCACAGGTCTAACCAGGTGACGGCTCCAGAGTACGTGTTCCTCATCTCTGAGCTGGCTGGGGAACAGAGGTTTGCCTCCATTGTGGCCAAGAGACTGGAGAGCCTG GGTGCCCTCACGCATGGAGACAGAAGAGCAACAGAGACAAGAGATCTCAGCAGGTTCAACTTCGACAACAAA TATGGCAGAAATGCACTGGAGATCGTGATGAAGTCTATTGTCAACCTGGACTCTCCGTTAGTGAATCCTCCTTCGGACTTCGAAGGGGATTTCTACAAAG AGATCCGTCATGGGTTGATTGGAGTGGGTCTGATCAATGTGGAGGACCAATCAGGGATTCTGTCTCTGGACAAAG aCTACAACAACATAGGGAAGTTCCTGAACCGTATCCTAGGGATGGCAGTGCAGGAGCAGAACGCTCTGTTCCAGTACTTCTCTGACACTCTGGCAGCTGTCATACAGAATGCCAAGAAGAACGGACGCTACGACATGGGCATCCTGG ACCTGGGTTCTGGGGATGAGAAGGTAAAGAAGATGGAAGCCAAGAAGTTCCTGACCCCAGGCTACTCCACCTCAGGACATGTGGAGCTCTACACG GTGAGTGTGGAGAGAGGCATGTCCTGGGAGGATGCCACCCACGCCTGGGCCGAGCAGAGTGGACCAGACGATGGCTTCTATGTACAG ATAAGGAACAACAAGAAGACGGCCATCTTGGTGCAGGAAGTGAACAGCAAGAAGAGGCTGTTCCTGGTCTATAGACCTAACACGGGAAAACAACTTAAACTGGAAGCCTACGCTGACATCAAGAAGAAGTGTAAAAAGGTGTTGTCAGATGATGCCAAACAGCACTGGATCGACCAGTACAAGTCTTCAGCTGAGATCTGCGCTCATGCTTACTG GCGTGGTAACTGTAAGAAGGCGTCAGTGGGTCTGCAGTGTGAGGTGGGTCTGCGCTGCAGGACGTACTATGTGCTGTGTGGCTCTGTGCTCAGCGTGTGGACCAAGGTGGAGGGGGTCCTGGCCTCAGTCAGCGGAACCAATGTCAAGATGCAAATCGTCCGTCTCAGGACAGAGGACGGGCAGAGGATTGTGG GCCTGATCATTCCAGCGAACTGCGTCTCTCCTCTGACCAACATCCTGTCGTCATCTGACCAGTCACAGCAACTGGCTGTTCAGCAGCAGCAGAAGTGGCAGCAGCTGCACCCTCAGAGCCTCAGCCATGTACACAACACATAG